One genomic segment of Hordeum vulgare subsp. vulgare chromosome 2H, MorexV3_pseudomolecules_assembly, whole genome shotgun sequence includes these proteins:
- the LOC123426368 gene encoding U3 small nucleolar RNA-associated protein 6 homolog has translation MADAVQYRLERMSDELDDLERRGLFTRAELAEVVRRRRDFEFRLRRHSPRKADFLDYIAYLLRVDALRDLRKRAIIRATPNPTHSDEDKDTNEDGKKRRRKKKKWAKSISDFAGVLRVLDVYRMATVRFKGDLDLWFRYLEFCRQKGHGRMKQVMAQAIRYHPKVPGLWMYAAAWEFDQNLNVAAARALMQSGLRSCPESEDMWIEYLRMELTYLNKLKARKVALGEDVKTLEKSSDDSGQWKEENKELFMSLDEQGDSPKESGLQDVALEDKEDLFWQQGVLIIRTIYHGAMEALPSSLTLRKKILEILNSVELAHSEELRLEVMDDLKKDFSHSEDYWDWLARLQLSDSTNSSTLNKKDSVLNKLNKSIQVYDEAVRKLPTSKMYSLYANFWLGVVFSDREDSISLFHDADFDASEFTSSILKVFENAELCGCLSEDLACQYVSLYLKLGRSEEAKNLAEKLCSGPLSQAANLWNLRASIEIKSLATATGSASFSEENLSSLFDLFNIVLPKLSITKAEGLWHTAMKLFSHEKIYFEKLVKCAMLSLSSAGGSDCGASVSSAFVGWVLQKDGIKQARKMYKRFLALPRPSLKFFQFCIELEANLASIGNSDGLANARKLYDSATSLYPQERELWRKYYNMELTVGTSETSNAIYWRARKVLNDSTVLDIPRS, from the exons ATGGCGGACGCGGTGCAGTACCGCCTCGAGCGGATGTCCGATGAGCTCGACGACCTCGAGCGCCGGGGCCTCTTCACCCGCGCCGAGCTCGCCGAGGTCGTGCGCCGCCGCCGCGACTTCGAGTTCCGCCTCCGCCGTCACTCCCCGCGCAAGGCCGACTTCCTCGACTACATCGCCTACCTGCTCCGCGTTGACGCGCTCCGCGACCTGCGCAAGCGCGCCATCATACGCGCCACGCCCAACCCTACCCACTCCGACGAGGACAAGGACACAAACGAGGATggcaaaaagaggaggaggaagaagaagaagtgggccAAGTCCATCTCCGACTTCGCGGGAGTCCTCCGCGTCCTCGACGTCTACAGGATGGCCACCGTCAGGTTCAAGGGCGACCTCGACCTCTGGTTCCGCTACCTCGAGTTCTGCCGCCAGAAGGGCCACGGCCGGATGAAGCAG GTTATGGCGCAAGCCATTCGTTACCATCCCAAGGTTCCTGGGCTTTGGATGTATGCAGCAGCATGGGAATTTGATCAGAACTTGAATGTTGCTGCAGCACGTGCACTTATGCAGAGTGGTCTCAGATCCTGTCCAGAATCTGAAGATATGTGGATTGAATATCTTCGCATGGAGCTTACCTATCTTAACAAGCTTAAGGCTCGAAAGGTAGCACTTGGGGAGGATGTGAAGACACTGGAGAAAAGTAGTGATGATTCGGGTCAatggaaagaggagaacaaagaactGTTCATGTCACTTGATGAACAAGGTGATAGTCCCAAGGAGTCTGGCTTGCAGGATGTTGCTTTGGAGGACAAGGAAGATCTATTTTGGCAGCAAGGAGTGTTAATCATCCGAACAATTTATCATGGTGCTATGGAAGCTCTTCCCTCAAGCTTAACTTTGAGGAAGAAAATTTTGGAGATATTAAATAGTGTTGAGCTGGCACATTCTGAAGAGCTGAGATTAGAGGTCATGGATGACCTGAAGAAAGATTTCTCTCATAGTGAGGACTATTGGGATTGGCTCGCTAGGCTTCAGCTTAGTGACTCCACTAATTCCAGTACTTTGAATAAAAAGGACTCTGTATTGAATAAGCTTAACAAATCTATCCAG GTGTATGATGAAGCTGTCAGAAAGTTGCCTACTTCCAAAATGTACTCCCTGTATGCAAACTTTTGGTTGGGTGTTGTATTCTCCGACAGAGAGGACTCCATCTCATTGTTCCATGATGCTGATTTTGATGCTTCAGAATTCACTTCATCTATACTGAAAGTTTTTGAAAATGCTGAATTGTGTGGATGTCTCTCCGAGGATCTTGCCTGCCAATATGTCTCACTTTATTTGAAACTTGGAAGATCGGAGGAAGCTAAGAATCTCGCAGAAAAGCTCTGCAGTGGTCCTCTTTCACAGGCTGCAAATCTGTGGAACTTAAGAGCTTCTATAGAGATAAAGTCACTTGCTACTGCTACTGGCAGTGCTTCCTTTAGTGAGGAGAATCTAAGTTCTCTGTTTGATTTATTTAATATTGTACTTCCGAAGTTATCCATAACCAAGGCTGAGGGACTCTGGCATACG GCGATGAAATTGTTTTCTCATGAAAAGATATATTTTGAAAAGCTGGTGAAATGTGCAATGCTATCATTAAGTTCCGCTGGTGGGAGTGACTGTGGAgcttcagtttcttcagcttTTGTTGGATGGGTTTTGCAGAAAGATGGTATTAAGCAAGCTAGGAAAATGTATAAGAG ATTTTTGGCTTTACCACGCCCCAGTCTTAAGTTCTTCCAGTTCTGCATAGAGCTGGAAGCTAACCTTGCATCAATCGGAAACAGCGATGGCCTTGCAAACGCGCGCAAGCTATATGATTCAGCAACCAGCCTCTATCCACAAGAAAGGGAACTATGGAGGAAGTACTACAATATGGAGTTGACG GTGGGAACATCAGAAACATCAAATGCTATCTACTGGCGTGCCCGCAAGGTGCTCAATGACTCCACGGTGCTTGACATTCCCCGTAGTTAG